The DNA sequence GACGCGGCCGTGGCCCGCGTCATCGGCGCCTGGCCCGCGGTCGTGGCGGGCCGCGTGAAGTTCTGCGACGACATCGACGCACGCCCGGCATTGCTGCCGAAATTGGTGGTGCCGGCGGCGTTGGTGAAGCCGCCCTGCGCATTGCGGTACATCGGCTGCGAGGCCGCCATCCCGCCACCCGCGCGACCCAGCATGCTGCCGATCAGATAGCCCGCCAGCAGCGGCATGAAGATGCTGCCCGACCCGCCCTGCGACACCTGCTGATCCTCGGACCCGCAATTGCCGGCACCGTGCTGCTCCTCGCAGACGGCCAGGCTGTCATAGCGGGGCGCGGCCTCGACATGCAGGGCCTCGGCCTCGGCAAAGGCCTGGCTGCACTGATCGGCAGTCACCAGGCCGCCGTTCACCGCCGCCGCCTGGCAGCTGGCAAGGTCAGGAAAGGCCTGCGCCTCGACCTGTTCGTCCCGGCAGCCCGCGACGGTGAAGGCGGCCGCCCCCAGAATGGTCAGGGCGACGGTCCGTGAACGTGTCCTCATGGAAATCCTCCTTGGCGGGTCAGCCCGCGATGAAATGCGGCTTGAAGCGCGACAGGTCTTGGGTGATGCGGGCGCGATCCTCTCGGAT is a window from the Paracoccus marcusii genome containing:
- a CDS encoding DUF1190 domain-containing protein, which translates into the protein MRTRSRTVALTILGAAAFTVAGCRDEQVEAQAFPDLASCQAAAVNGGLVTADQCSQAFAEAEALHVEAAPRYDSLAVCEEQHGAGNCGSEDQQVSQGGSGSIFMPLLAGYLIGSMLGRAGGGMAASQPMYRNAQGGFTNAAGTTNFGSNAGRASMSSQNFTRPATTAGQAPMTRATAASRGGFGGSSAGRSIGG